One genomic window of Polyangium aurulentum includes the following:
- a CDS encoding tetratricopeptide repeat protein — protein sequence MKKTSAPLDWAGFTNRGTERQEAGDLEGAIADFTAAIELSPGELAPRYNRGNARALSGDLEGAFADYTEALRISPEFAPAHQRRGLARQRMGDLEGAMRDLDTALRLDSTDPLAHGERAALRALIGDFDGAVSDAERALEIAPPDWKHRAGTHTLLETLREAQARSKRPPTKKADMPKKTTKKASTKKAAPPSAVEVLEDVLGKAGWGNAERTDEPDGFITWLMRVDEEESPVAATVVRMSEEIERIVLYVFFRAKAKKARRADIAEFVMRANWDLGDGNFEMDLDTGEVRFKISLDYTGTLLSPLLVRNIILDAMDVTELYSGALEAVMSGKASPKDALAAAEEGFH from the coding sequence TTGAAGAAGACCTCCGCCCCGCTCGACTGGGCCGGCTTCACCAATCGTGGCACCGAGCGCCAGGAAGCCGGCGACCTCGAAGGGGCCATCGCAGATTTCACGGCCGCCATCGAGCTTTCGCCCGGCGAGCTCGCGCCCCGGTACAACCGCGGCAATGCGCGCGCGCTCTCCGGCGACCTCGAGGGCGCCTTTGCCGATTACACCGAGGCGCTGCGCATCTCGCCCGAATTCGCCCCCGCCCACCAGCGCCGGGGCCTCGCGCGCCAGCGCATGGGCGACCTCGAGGGCGCCATGCGCGACCTCGACACCGCCCTGCGCCTCGACTCGACCGACCCCCTCGCCCACGGCGAGCGCGCCGCCCTGCGCGCATTGATTGGCGATTTCGACGGCGCCGTCTCCGACGCCGAGCGCGCCCTCGAGATCGCCCCGCCCGACTGGAAGCACCGCGCGGGCACCCATACCCTGCTCGAGACCCTGCGCGAGGCGCAGGCGCGGAGCAAGCGACCCCCGACGAAGAAGGCCGACATGCCCAAGAAGACCACCAAGAAAGCCAGCACGAAGAAGGCCGCCCCGCCGAGCGCCGTGGAGGTCCTCGAAGACGTGCTCGGCAAGGCCGGCTGGGGCAACGCCGAGCGCACCGACGAGCCCGACGGGTTCATCACGTGGCTCATGCGGGTCGACGAGGAGGAGAGCCCCGTCGCGGCCACGGTCGTGCGCATGTCGGAGGAGATCGAGCGGATCGTCCTCTACGTGTTCTTCCGCGCGAAGGCGAAAAAGGCCCGGCGCGCCGACATCGCCGAGTTCGTGATGCGCGCCAACTGGGATCTCGGCGACGGCAATTTCGAGATGGACCTCGACACGGGGGAGGTGCGCTTCAAGATCTCCCTCGATTACACGGGGACCCTTCTGTCGCCGCTGCTCGTGCGCAACATCATCCTCGACGCGATGGACGTGACCGAGCTGTACTCCGGCGCCCTCGAGGCGGTGATGAGCGGAAAGGCGAGCCCGAAGGACGCCCTCGCCGCAGCCGAAGAGGGTTTTCATTGA
- a CDS encoding aromatic ring-hydroxylating dioxygenase subunit alpha, which yields MAPEDREGHAEEHEGAPLLPAGALLGPPRAKVRASVVRLPGHWFIVASSKELGAKPIARTLMGVPLVLFRDGEGKPGALLDRCPHRNVPLSIGDVVDGQLQCVYHGWRFDKGGACRFVPSLVGDPAAKARNAPSYAALEQDGFIWVYSTPNEAPTTRPYAFPQLGEGYTTVRRRVESESTMHAALENALDVPHTQFLHSGLFRAKTRGIEIVANVQRTHDRVVAEYVGEPRPVGLVARILSPSGGMVTHFDRFILPSIAEVEYKIGSENHFLVCAAMTPVSDFLTHIYAVVSFKVRLFPGWLLKPFLMPLGLRVFAQDAALLKLQTANIQRFGGEQYASTEIDVLGRHIWRLLRKAERGDASRNEETHEESVKLLV from the coding sequence ATGGCACCCGAAGATCGCGAAGGCCACGCCGAGGAGCACGAGGGCGCGCCCCTCTTACCGGCAGGGGCCCTCCTCGGGCCTCCCCGGGCCAAGGTGCGCGCCTCGGTCGTGCGGCTGCCCGGCCACTGGTTCATCGTCGCAAGCTCGAAGGAGCTCGGCGCAAAGCCCATCGCGCGCACGCTCATGGGCGTGCCGCTCGTGCTCTTCCGCGACGGCGAGGGCAAGCCGGGCGCCTTGCTCGATCGCTGCCCCCACAGAAACGTGCCCCTGTCGATAGGCGACGTCGTCGACGGCCAGCTCCAGTGCGTCTACCACGGCTGGCGCTTCGACAAGGGCGGCGCTTGCAGGTTCGTCCCGTCGCTCGTCGGCGACCCCGCCGCCAAGGCCCGCAACGCGCCGAGCTACGCCGCGCTCGAGCAGGACGGGTTCATCTGGGTCTACTCGACGCCGAACGAGGCGCCCACGACGCGCCCATACGCGTTTCCGCAGCTCGGCGAGGGATACACGACCGTGCGCCGCCGCGTCGAGAGCGAGTCGACCATGCACGCGGCGCTCGAGAACGCGCTCGACGTGCCCCACACCCAGTTCCTGCACAGCGGCCTCTTCCGCGCCAAGACGCGCGGGATCGAGATCGTCGCCAACGTGCAGCGCACGCACGACCGCGTGGTGGCCGAATACGTGGGCGAGCCTCGCCCCGTGGGCCTCGTCGCGCGCATCCTGTCGCCCTCGGGCGGCATGGTCACGCACTTCGACCGCTTCATCCTGCCCTCGATCGCCGAGGTCGAGTACAAGATCGGCTCCGAGAACCATTTCCTCGTCTGCGCCGCGATGACCCCGGTCTCGGACTTCCTCACGCACATCTACGCCGTCGTGAGCTTCAAGGTGCGCCTGTTCCCGGGCTGGCTCCTCAAGCCGTTCCTCATGCCGCTCGGCTTGCGCGTATTCGCGCAGGACGCGGCCTTGCTCAAGCTGCAAACCGCCAACATCCAGCGCTTCGGCGGCGAGCAGTACGCCTCCACCGAGATCGACGTCCTCGGCCGGCACATCTGGCGCCTTCTTCGCAAGGCCGAGCGCGGCGACGCGTCGCGCAACGAAGAAACGCACGAGGAGAGCGTTAAGCTGCTCGTGTAG
- a CDS encoding vWA domain-containing protein — protein sequence MKATYALSKPTIVVGESTKLSLVIRFGADGKKDDAPRRRLNLSLVLDRSGSMGGTPLRQAIKAAQALVGEMKENDRLSVVIYDDDVETIVDHAPIKDKKAIQTRIGQVRAGGCTNLSGGWLEGCKNVKKNAGKDEVNRVLLLTDGQANTGITDNAVLTKTAREKALEGVITTTLGFGSGFNEDLLIGMAREAEGNFYFIESPEDVEQVFKIELEGLASVVGQNLVVNVAPEGGVVEHGWVLNKYRTKEKGSELEVTLGDVYAVEEKVLALEIQVKAPSAGTHKLATIKYAYQEVVDGAIKDLTGELTVTANAGTAEEAAAATADLGVVGEARRLESAKAKEEAVELADKGDLKTAAQKLRKMAEELRNSPLANQFEFAEEMEQLEHFADRLEKRSYDGVVRKELRDQSYQAATRHRGDLAQRGTAGGSSAGLPTVTSEEGGIVLRCEKDGGKLRIRVVSDGFDSTKNVQFPRAIREEGVSYLVEQVVPSADGGFYRVQGSIKRLLRPGETVVARGSSGSSRSSSSSKKAAKAPATAADLPTCNEIGTGVLVQCVPEGKKLRARVVSDGFNPNFNIRFPRSIRELGVLYVCEEVVEASGGGSYIANGEIKRLIQ from the coding sequence GTGAAAGCGACCTACGCATTGAGCAAGCCGACGATTGTCGTCGGCGAATCCACCAAGCTGTCCCTCGTCATCCGCTTCGGAGCGGATGGCAAGAAGGACGACGCCCCTCGCAGGCGGCTCAACCTGAGCCTCGTCCTCGACCGATCCGGGTCGATGGGCGGCACGCCGCTGCGACAGGCGATCAAGGCCGCGCAGGCGCTCGTCGGAGAGATGAAGGAGAACGATCGGCTGAGCGTCGTGATCTACGACGACGACGTCGAGACGATCGTCGACCACGCCCCGATCAAGGACAAGAAGGCCATCCAGACCCGCATCGGCCAGGTGCGCGCGGGCGGCTGCACCAACCTCTCGGGCGGCTGGCTCGAGGGCTGCAAGAACGTCAAGAAGAACGCCGGCAAGGACGAGGTGAACCGCGTCCTGCTCCTCACGGACGGCCAGGCGAACACGGGCATCACCGACAACGCCGTGCTCACGAAGACGGCGCGCGAGAAGGCCCTCGAAGGCGTCATCACGACGACCCTGGGCTTCGGCTCGGGCTTCAACGAGGACCTCCTCATCGGCATGGCCCGCGAAGCCGAGGGCAATTTCTATTTCATCGAGTCGCCCGAGGACGTCGAGCAGGTCTTCAAGATCGAGCTCGAGGGCCTCGCGTCCGTCGTGGGCCAGAACCTCGTCGTGAACGTGGCCCCCGAGGGCGGCGTGGTCGAGCACGGCTGGGTGCTGAACAAGTACCGCACGAAGGAGAAGGGCAGCGAGCTCGAGGTGACGCTCGGCGACGTGTACGCCGTGGAGGAGAAGGTCCTCGCGCTCGAGATCCAGGTCAAAGCGCCCTCGGCGGGCACGCACAAGCTCGCGACGATCAAGTACGCCTACCAGGAGGTCGTCGACGGCGCGATCAAGGACCTCACGGGCGAGCTCACCGTGACGGCGAATGCGGGCACGGCCGAGGAGGCTGCGGCGGCGACCGCGGATCTCGGCGTCGTGGGCGAGGCGCGGCGCCTCGAGAGCGCGAAGGCCAAGGAAGAGGCCGTCGAGCTCGCCGACAAGGGCGACCTCAAGACCGCGGCGCAGAAGCTCCGCAAGATGGCCGAGGAGCTGCGCAACAGCCCGCTCGCGAACCAGTTCGAGTTCGCCGAGGAGATGGAGCAGCTCGAGCATTTCGCCGACCGGCTCGAGAAGCGCTCGTACGACGGCGTCGTGCGCAAGGAGCTGCGCGATCAGAGCTACCAGGCCGCGACGCGCCACCGCGGCGATCTCGCCCAGCGCGGCACGGCCGGCGGCTCGTCGGCGGGTTTGCCCACGGTCACGAGCGAGGAGGGCGGCATCGTCCTTCGCTGCGAGAAGGACGGCGGCAAGCTGCGCATCCGCGTGGTGAGCGACGGCTTCGATTCCACGAAGAACGTGCAGTTCCCGCGCGCGATCCGCGAGGAGGGCGTCAGCTACCTCGTCGAGCAGGTCGTGCCGAGCGCGGACGGCGGGTTCTACCGCGTGCAGGGCTCGATCAAGCGCCTGCTGCGGCCCGGCGAGACCGTGGTGGCGCGCGGGTCGAGCGGCTCGAGCCGCAGCTCGTCGAGCTCGAAGAAGGCGGCGAAGGCGCCCGCGACGGCCGCGGATCTGCCGACGTGCAACGAGATCGGGACCGGCGTGCTCGTGCAATGCGTGCCCGAGGGCAAGAAGCTGCGCGCGCGCGTGGTCTCCGACGGCTTCAACCCGAACTTCAACATCCGCTTCCCGCGCAGCATCCGCGAGCTCGGCGTGCTGTACGTGTGCGAAGAGGTCGTCGAGGCCTCGGGCGGCGGGTCGTACATCGCGAACGGTGAGATCAAGCGACTCATCCAGTAG